The following are from one region of the Lacinutrix sp. Bg11-31 genome:
- a CDS encoding TetR family transcriptional regulator C-terminal domain-containing protein, whose amino-acid sequence MAKKKKISASDIVTFYMDYVVEHYSKPESVSDFAKAHHFDDELFYTHFTSFKDLEKDIYLLLFDNSVAILKQTPEYTSFTKKDKLLSLYYTFFENLSLNQEFIKLNLKGFENQLKALSVFSRFKRSFSAFISELDLETISLNVDAIENIQKKTIRESSWVQLLFTMKFWLDDTSDEFEKTDIFIEKSINTSFELINTKSFNNIIDLAKFLYKEKVK is encoded by the coding sequence ATGGCCAAGAAAAAGAAAATTTCTGCTTCAGATATAGTTACATTCTACATGGATTATGTGGTAGAACATTATAGTAAACCAGAATCGGTTTCAGATTTTGCCAAAGCACATCATTTTGATGACGAATTATTCTACACACATTTTACTTCATTTAAAGATTTAGAAAAGGATATTTATTTACTGCTTTTCGATAATTCGGTAGCTATTTTAAAGCAAACTCCAGAATATACATCATTTACTAAAAAAGACAAACTACTAAGTTTGTATTATACCTTTTTCGAGAATCTGTCCTTAAATCAAGAATTTATAAAGTTGAATTTAAAAGGCTTTGAAAATCAGCTAAAAGCACTTTCAGTATTTTCAAGATTTAAACGTAGCTTTTCTGCGTTTATTAGTGAATTAGATTTAGAAACTATAAGTTTAAATGTAGATGCCATTGAAAATATTCAGAAAAAAACAATAAGAGAATCATCTTGGGTTCAGTTGTTATTCACCATGAAATTTTGGCTAGATGATACTTCTGATGAATTTGAAAAAACAGATATATTTATAGAAAAATCAATAAATACTAGTTTCGAATTGATAAATACCAAGTCTTTTAATAATATAATAGATTTGGCGAAGTTTTTATATAAAGAAAAAGTGAAATAG
- a CDS encoding AarF/ABC1/UbiB kinase family protein, producing the protein MKTLKSIPISKIQRASKLVQTGAKVGVNYLKYYGDKMVNSEEEAKERLDESNATDIYDSLKDLKGSALKLAQMLSMEKNILPQAYVEKFSLSQFSVPPLSAPLVMKTFKKSFGKFPNEIFDTFNPEAINAASIGQVHKAEKDGKMLAVKIQYPGVADSILSDLAMVKPIAMKMFNIKGEHSEVYFKEVEGKLLEETNYLLEIEQSKEVVAACSSIPNLEFPRYYQQYSSQQIITMDWMEGIHLSEFAKINTNQELANQLGQALWDFYLYQMHVLKKVHADPHPGNFLISEEGKLIAIDFGCMKIIPEDFYVPYFELFNKEILDDPKLFHNQLLKLEILRKDDSSEEIKFFTNMFHDVLSFFTQPFREETFDFSNSEFFEKIAAIGERYFKSTRSNKMNANRGSKHFIYLNRTFFGLFNLMFDLQSKNIKINNYKTL; encoded by the coding sequence ATGAAAACACTAAAAAGTATACCAATTTCTAAAATTCAGCGTGCATCTAAACTCGTGCAAACTGGAGCAAAAGTTGGCGTAAATTATCTTAAGTATTATGGTGACAAAATGGTTAATTCGGAAGAAGAAGCCAAAGAGCGTTTAGACGAATCTAACGCTACAGATATTTACGATAGTTTAAAAGACTTAAAAGGATCTGCCTTAAAATTAGCGCAAATGCTAAGCATGGAGAAAAACATTTTACCACAAGCTTATGTAGAAAAATTTTCTTTATCTCAATTTTCTGTACCACCATTATCTGCTCCTTTGGTAATGAAAACCTTTAAGAAATCGTTTGGTAAATTTCCAAATGAAATTTTTGACACCTTCAATCCAGAGGCAATAAATGCAGCAAGTATTGGACAAGTACACAAAGCAGAAAAAGATGGAAAAATGTTAGCTGTAAAAATTCAATATCCTGGAGTTGCAGATAGTATTTTGTCCGATTTGGCAATGGTAAAGCCAATAGCTATGAAAATGTTCAACATAAAAGGCGAACATTCCGAAGTCTATTTTAAAGAAGTAGAAGGGAAGCTACTAGAAGAAACAAACTATTTGTTAGAGATAGAACAAAGTAAAGAAGTAGTTGCAGCGTGTTCAAGTATTCCTAATTTAGAGTTTCCAAGATATTATCAACAGTATTCTTCACAACAAATTATAACTATGGATTGGATGGAAGGGATTCATCTTTCCGAGTTTGCAAAAATAAATACCAATCAAGAGCTTGCAAACCAATTAGGACAAGCTTTATGGGATTTTTATTTATATCAAATGCATGTTCTTAAAAAGGTACATGCAGATCCACATCCTGGAAATTTTTTAATTTCTGAAGAAGGAAAACTAATAGCTATCGATTTTGGTTGCATGAAAATAATTCCAGAAGATTTTTACGTACCTTATTTCGAGTTGTTTAATAAAGAAATTCTTGATGATCCTAAATTATTTCACAATCAATTATTAAAATTAGAAATTTTAAGAAAAGACGATTCATCTGAAGAAATTAAGTTTTTTACCAACATGTTTCATGATGTGTTAAGTTTTTTCACACAACCATTTCGCGAGGAAACTTTCGATTTTTCTAATTCAGAATTTTTTGAAAAAATTGCAGCAATTGGTGAGCGCTATTTTAAAAGTACAAGATCTAATAAAATGAATGCTAATAGAGGCTCTAAACATTTTATCTATTTAAATAGAACCTTTTTTGGATTGTTTAATTTAATGTTCGATTTACAATCAAAAAATATAAAAATCAATAATTATAAAACACTGTAA
- a CDS encoding wax ester/triacylglycerol synthase family O-acyltransferase has translation MAKKIDLKDIVQDAFDSSIQQISGSDAAFLYAESPTSPMHVATLNIVEGSLKFEDFKDIVASKLHLIPKFRQRLLNVPMNLDYPYWVDDPNFDIDLHLNRIKLPDPSNWKTLRDLTSTLFSAPLDLRRPLWSVHFIEGIDEIAQVPKGSVAIITKIHHVMIDGTSGVGLLGVLYDSDENGKQKKRSKPKAYNPEPLPDELSLLLKSGYAFFKNPFKVPKTVAETAYSFIKSRAAKKLSIQKEFSATKFPVPITIFNGSISAKRTWGTAILSFDRINALRKTMGGSINDVILAICAGAMRRYLIEKEKLPLHPLVANVPISIRTENSTKMNNQIANMMIQLATHIEDPLERLEYIQEQTMLGKSRHNTMGAKTLAKMADVVPFGLANLAAGLYSKYNIKDLHRPPFNVTITNVPGPRGLLYLNGHKVVSIFGLTPVVDGFGLIIAAFSYNGQVSITTTSDSKTMPDADVFSRYIRESANELEEHITNLGKGKSTSKTKQVKSKSAPFFTALKKYLKENPKFVKAYKGLYQIQLDLGDRTDGWELNLTKPVAVIKKKKNLAPKVLIEIEDENLFALYKGKLLLEELKIQGRIKITGTAASKTKFMKLLTAFLER, from the coding sequence ATGGCGAAAAAAATTGATTTAAAGGATATTGTGCAAGACGCATTCGATTCTTCAATACAGCAGATTTCAGGTTCTGATGCAGCTTTTTTATATGCAGAATCACCTACAAGTCCTATGCATGTGGCAACCTTAAACATTGTAGAAGGTTCTTTAAAGTTCGAAGATTTTAAAGATATTGTTGCTTCAAAATTACATTTAATTCCAAAATTTAGACAACGATTACTAAATGTACCAATGAATTTAGATTATCCTTATTGGGTAGACGATCCTAATTTTGATATAGACTTGCATTTAAATCGTATTAAATTACCAGATCCTTCAAACTGGAAAACCTTAAGAGATTTAACCTCTACATTATTTTCTGCACCTTTAGATTTGCGAAGACCATTGTGGTCTGTCCATTTTATTGAAGGCATAGACGAAATTGCACAAGTACCAAAAGGCTCTGTTGCCATAATAACAAAAATACATCATGTAATGATTGATGGTACTTCTGGCGTTGGTTTACTTGGCGTTTTATATGATAGTGATGAAAACGGCAAGCAGAAAAAACGTTCTAAACCAAAAGCATATAACCCTGAACCTTTACCAGACGAACTTAGTTTATTGTTAAAAAGTGGGTACGCGTTTTTTAAAAACCCGTTTAAAGTTCCAAAAACAGTTGCAGAGACTGCTTACAGTTTTATTAAAAGTAGAGCTGCTAAAAAACTAAGTATTCAAAAGGAATTTAGTGCTACAAAATTTCCAGTTCCAATTACCATTTTTAATGGTTCTATTTCGGCAAAAAGAACTTGGGGAACAGCCATTCTATCTTTCGATCGTATTAATGCACTTCGAAAAACAATGGGAGGAAGTATTAACGATGTTATTTTAGCCATCTGTGCAGGAGCTATGCGTCGTTATTTAATAGAAAAAGAAAAGTTACCATTACATCCTTTGGTTGCAAATGTTCCAATTTCTATTCGCACAGAAAACAGCACAAAAATGAATAATCAAATTGCTAACATGATGATTCAGTTGGCAACACATATCGAAGATCCATTAGAGCGTTTAGAATATATTCAAGAACAAACCATGTTAGGGAAATCTAGACACAATACTATGGGAGCAAAAACCTTAGCTAAAATGGCAGATGTTGTGCCTTTTGGTTTGGCAAATTTAGCTGCTGGATTATATAGTAAATACAATATTAAAGATCTACACAGACCACCTTTTAACGTCACGATTACCAATGTTCCAGGACCAAGAGGTTTATTGTACTTAAATGGGCATAAAGTGGTTTCTATTTTTGGTTTAACACCTGTTGTAGATGGTTTTGGGCTAATAATAGCAGCATTTAGTTATAATGGTCAAGTGAGTATTACCACAACTTCAGACTCTAAAACAATGCCAGATGCAGATGTGTTTTCTAGATATATTAGAGAATCTGCAAACGAGTTAGAAGAGCACATTACAAACCTTGGTAAAGGTAAATCGACAAGTAAAACAAAACAAGTTAAAAGTAAAAGTGCACCTTTCTTTACAGCTTTAAAAAAGTACTTAAAAGAGAACCCTAAATTTGTTAAAGCTTATAAAGGTTTATACCAAATACAATTAGATTTAGGAGATAGAACAGACGGTTGGGAATTAAACCTTACAAAACCAGTAGCGGTTATTAAGAAAAAGAAAAATTTAGCTCCTAAAGTTTTAATTGAAATTGAAGATGAAAATTTATTTGCTTTATACAAAGGCAAGTTGCTTTTAGAGGAATTAAAAATACAAGGAAGAATAAAAATAACAGGAACTGCAGCAAGTAAAACAAAATTTATGAAATTACTTACTGCCTTTTTAGAAAGATAA
- a CDS encoding alpha/beta hydrolase: protein MHYNTHILKSTDGESICYYKWEASPKVAFKGLVQIAHGLGEHAGRYDDMAHLLQEEGYSVYANDHRAHGKTAEMKRLFGFYDGKEYFDDCIEDMYVLSNLMKAENPKTKFILFGHSMGSLFSRKYVLKYGNELDALILSGTASFIKGLGNIGLVTATTVTAFRGRARGNEFLKSFFFGEFNKKFKPNRTKFDWISSDEKQVDLYAKDPYRIEDFSLGVFLDIIKNSKTLNKSKAFIATPKELPVLMFSGDKDPVGEMGKGVKRVAKQYEKRGLNDFTFNLYEGGRHEMLNEINAEEVKKEVISWLNTRI from the coding sequence ATGCACTATAATACACATATATTAAAATCTACAGATGGAGAATCCATTTGTTATTATAAATGGGAAGCCAGCCCAAAAGTGGCTTTTAAAGGCTTGGTGCAAATTGCACATGGTTTAGGAGAGCATGCTGGCAGATATGATGATATGGCACATCTTTTACAAGAAGAAGGCTATTCTGTTTATGCAAACGACCATCGAGCGCATGGTAAAACTGCCGAAATGAAACGCTTATTTGGGTTTTATGATGGCAAGGAATATTTTGACGACTGTATAGAAGATATGTATGTATTGTCTAACCTAATGAAAGCTGAAAACCCTAAAACTAAATTCATTTTATTTGGACATAGTATGGGATCGCTTTTTAGTAGAAAATATGTGCTTAAATATGGAAACGAATTAGATGCTTTAATCTTATCTGGAACCGCCAGTTTTATAAAAGGATTAGGGAATATAGGGCTTGTAACAGCAACAACAGTTACAGCTTTTCGCGGAAGAGCAAGAGGAAACGAATTCTTAAAATCTTTCTTTTTTGGAGAATTTAATAAGAAATTTAAACCCAATAGAACAAAGTTTGATTGGATTAGTAGTGATGAAAAACAAGTCGATCTTTATGCTAAAGATCCGTATCGTATAGAAGATTTTTCACTTGGAGTGTTTTTAGATATTATCAAAAATTCTAAAACGTTAAATAAGTCGAAAGCATTTATAGCAACACCAAAAGAGTTGCCTGTCCTAATGTTTTCAGGAGATAAAGATCCCGTTGGCGAAATGGGAAAAGGCGTAAAACGTGTGGCAAAGCAATACGAAAAAAGAGGTCTAAATGATTTTACATTTAATTTATATGAAGGCGGAAGACACGAGATGTTAAACGAAATCAATGCCGAAGAAGTTAAAAAAGAAGTTATAAGTTGGCTAAATACACGTATTTAA
- a CDS encoding alpha/beta fold hydrolase, giving the protein MEETQIIYRIFTRLTVALGTLNGLTMSEAKKLTKLQFKQHPLEKEAKALIKKIDKDEHNIIEQLLDETILVCDELGPNRDYITLVKILENVGSSISEGHDQDEYKYTNSIIERFQKEIAVVNKKIPSPPLFNMVMESRSLLEWSSIYCLYPFIPKRIDGKGKPVLLIPPYLGDDSSTTFVRKYLKSLGFTTYKWELGFNMVKSHYIPRLEEKLADIYQEHQEKVSIVGWSGGGIFAKIMANRHPDQVEQILTIGSPIWGVMDMKTPVYGLMEFFRGKSLKERNERFLAELEPIPTIPVTCIYTKTDGLVPWKHCMEAETYRENIKNIEVFGSHSGMGANVSVLLVTANMLSANLQGKKIRDVGSNIERFLYPNFWNKARKAFQTKKSIVDCFK; this is encoded by the coding sequence ATGGAAGAAACCCAAATTATATATCGAATTTTTACACGCTTAACAGTTGCTCTAGGAACACTTAATGGTTTAACCATGAGTGAAGCTAAAAAGTTGACAAAGCTTCAGTTTAAACAACATCCTTTGGAGAAAGAAGCCAAAGCGTTAATTAAGAAAATAGATAAAGACGAACATAATATCATCGAACAATTACTTGATGAAACTATTTTGGTTTGTGACGAGTTAGGTCCAAATAGAGATTACATCACATTGGTAAAAATCTTAGAAAATGTAGGTAGCTCAATTTCCGAAGGCCATGATCAAGATGAATATAAATACACCAATTCAATAATAGAAAGATTTCAAAAAGAAATAGCAGTAGTTAATAAAAAAATACCTTCTCCACCATTGTTTAATATGGTTATGGAAAGTCGCTCACTATTAGAATGGTCGTCTATTTATTGTTTGTATCCATTTATACCAAAACGCATAGATGGTAAAGGAAAACCAGTATTGTTAATTCCTCCTTATTTAGGAGATGATTCTTCTACAACATTTGTTAGAAAATATTTAAAATCTTTAGGTTTTACAACGTATAAATGGGAGTTAGGGTTTAATATGGTTAAGTCGCACTACATACCAAGATTAGAAGAGAAATTAGCAGACATTTATCAAGAGCATCAAGAGAAAGTAAGTATTGTTGGTTGGAGTGGTGGTGGCATTTTTGCAAAAATAATGGCAAATAGACATCCAGATCAAGTAGAGCAAATTTTAACCATTGGCTCACCAATTTGGGGAGTTATGGATATGAAAACACCAGTATATGGCTTGATGGAATTTTTTAGAGGAAAATCTTTAAAAGAAAGAAACGAGAGGTTTTTAGCAGAGTTAGAACCAATACCAACAATTCCGGTAACTTGTATTTATACAAAAACCGATGGTTTGGTACCTTGGAAACATTGCATGGAAGCAGAAACCTATAGAGAGAATATAAAAAACATTGAAGTTTTTGGAAGCCATTCTGGAATGGGAGCAAATGTGAGTGTACTATTGGTTACAGCCAATATGCTAAGTGCTAATTTGCAAGGCAAAAAAATAAGAGATGTTGGTTCAAATATTGAACGGTTTTTATATCCTAATTTTTGGAATAAAGCACGAAAAGCATTTCAAACTAAAAAATCAATTGTAGACTGCTTTAAATAA
- a CDS encoding HAD-IB family hydrolase, protein MDHIIEHHKFQEVLKQIAKEQDLDLEEVKKQGAKCIKELYAQQHPMAKLMSVKGFDYILSRAYNDKIDVDPKGIKKLMKLMQRNSVAFIMTHKTYLDTLVLISTLARYGMPIPYSFGGSNLAFPGLKQLGNNAGLIFIRRSFKDDLIYKAALRHYISTIIDKGDHLTWNIEGTRSRTGKIIYPKMGILKYIKEGELQSSRAIKYVPVSIVYDLIPDVKEMTEEGKGQDKKSENVKEAVNYIKKLGNDYGRAAIRFGEPVEIEEHQQAIIPDMEEDSYADKNTLPRFAFELIHKANAITPVTTVSLVCHTLLNDFALTKREIEFKVNRLMAYIGQKKEDVLIDRGNKIGVTIQKALNLLQGARIIQKSRAGQKAQYSLVSTEYLPATYYANMASGHLYHQAFIEMALVKIKDDTSANRITHFWEEIMKLRNLFKFEFFYTNKPKFSSEIEAELLRFDKNWRRILANPKGDISGLLKKQDLFVSRAILLSYLEADKIVCHTLNSWDTDDEFKDNDFIDLAMFKGKELHWQSNITRLDSVSKPFLINALRFAKNANLIPVERVINYDGLVDWKNQLEDLSERLFYLKQIETVLDEKGLNAQASEQGVVPDSGNDEVNQETIIEEGPHITAFFDMDKTLINDFSAKKFMSTRLFSGKTTAKEYLTQFVTALAFAAGNRDFEVLTKMAALGVKGIAESAFIELGEQVFIDYLEETIYQESRELIAKHIAKGHKVVIISAATTYQIEPIAKALGIKDIYATEMELRNGKFTGRVSEMCWGEGKARAARKFAKKNNTDLSKSYFYTDSIEDYPLLKIVGNPVATNPDQKLSQVAFENNWPILRFEEPVGKPVVNGFRTALAAASIYPSALKGIIKGAITLSRQEAANTTFSSIGDLGSKMAGLEIAVKGKHNLEEIRPAVFCFNHQSAADFFIVMKLIRHDFTGIAKKELERTPVGPIFKALGAIYVDRANKEKAIEAMQPAVEALKSGISVAIAPEGTRSGSKTLGTFKKGAFHLAMQAGVPIIPIVIKNAYMAMPKGTSMFKPTHIEVVVLEPVDTSLWKLKNINKHIEDVRNLYLNELEN, encoded by the coding sequence ATGGATCATATTATTGAACATCATAAATTTCAAGAAGTTTTAAAACAAATTGCAAAGGAGCAAGATTTAGACCTTGAAGAAGTAAAAAAGCAAGGCGCCAAGTGTATTAAGGAACTATACGCACAGCAGCATCCTATGGCAAAATTAATGTCGGTAAAAGGCTTTGATTATATATTGTCTAGAGCTTATAACGATAAAATTGATGTCGATCCAAAAGGCATAAAAAAATTGATGAAACTCATGCAGAGAAATTCTGTAGCTTTCATCATGACACACAAAACATATTTAGACACTTTAGTTCTAATATCTACATTAGCAAGATATGGTATGCCAATTCCATATTCTTTTGGAGGTAGTAATTTGGCATTTCCAGGCTTAAAACAACTAGGCAATAACGCAGGACTTATTTTTATTCGCCGCAGTTTTAAGGACGATTTAATTTACAAAGCAGCTTTACGCCATTACATATCTACAATTATAGATAAAGGAGATCATTTAACTTGGAATATTGAAGGTACACGTTCTAGAACAGGTAAAATTATTTACCCTAAAATGGGAATATTAAAGTATATTAAAGAAGGAGAATTGCAAAGTTCAAGAGCTATAAAATATGTGCCAGTTTCTATTGTTTACGATTTAATTCCTGATGTTAAAGAAATGACAGAAGAAGGAAAAGGACAAGATAAGAAGTCTGAGAACGTAAAAGAAGCAGTTAATTACATAAAAAAATTAGGTAACGATTATGGTCGTGCAGCTATTCGTTTTGGAGAACCAGTTGAGATAGAAGAACACCAGCAAGCTATTATTCCAGATATGGAAGAAGATAGTTATGCAGACAAAAACACCTTACCACGTTTTGCTTTTGAGTTAATTCACAAAGCCAATGCAATTACACCAGTAACAACAGTTTCGTTGGTATGCCATACGCTATTAAATGATTTTGCTTTAACTAAAAGAGAAATCGAATTTAAGGTTAATAGATTAATGGCATATATTGGCCAAAAGAAGGAAGATGTACTTATAGATCGTGGTAATAAGATTGGAGTTACAATTCAAAAAGCTTTAAATTTATTACAAGGTGCAAGAATAATCCAAAAGAGTAGAGCAGGACAAAAGGCGCAATATAGTTTGGTTTCAACCGAATATTTACCAGCAACTTATTATGCAAATATGGCATCTGGCCATTTATACCACCAAGCTTTTATAGAAATGGCTTTGGTGAAAATTAAAGATGACACTTCAGCAAATAGAATCACCCATTTTTGGGAAGAAATCATGAAACTTCGTAACTTATTTAAGTTTGAATTTTTCTACACTAATAAACCAAAATTTAGCAGTGAAATTGAAGCTGAATTATTACGATTTGATAAAAACTGGAGAAGGATTTTAGCAAATCCAAAAGGAGATATTTCTGGGTTATTAAAAAAGCAAGATTTATTCGTTTCTCGAGCCATTTTGTTATCGTATTTAGAAGCAGATAAAATAGTTTGTCACACACTAAATAGTTGGGATACAGATGATGAGTTTAAAGATAACGACTTCATCGATTTAGCAATGTTTAAAGGGAAAGAGTTGCATTGGCAATCAAATATAACACGATTGGATAGTGTCTCTAAACCTTTTTTAATAAATGCACTTCGTTTTGCTAAAAATGCTAATTTAATCCCAGTAGAAAGAGTCATAAACTATGATGGTTTAGTGGATTGGAAAAATCAATTAGAAGATTTATCGGAAAGATTATTCTATTTAAAACAAATAGAAACTGTTCTAGATGAAAAAGGATTGAACGCGCAAGCTTCAGAGCAAGGTGTTGTTCCAGATTCTGGTAATGACGAAGTTAACCAAGAAACGATTATAGAAGAAGGTCCACATATCACGGCATTCTTCGATATGGATAAAACGTTAATCAATGATTTTTCAGCTAAGAAATTCATGTCCACACGTTTGTTTAGCGGAAAAACAACAGCCAAAGAATATTTAACACAATTTGTAACAGCTTTAGCTTTTGCAGCTGGAAATAGAGATTTTGAAGTACTTACTAAAATGGCAGCGCTTGGTGTAAAGGGTATTGCTGAATCTGCATTTATAGAATTAGGAGAACAAGTTTTTATTGATTATTTAGAAGAAACTATTTACCAAGAGTCTCGCGAATTAATAGCAAAACATATAGCAAAAGGGCATAAGGTTGTTATTATTTCGGCAGCAACGACATATCAAATTGAACCTATCGCAAAAGCATTAGGTATTAAAGATATTTATGCTACCGAAATGGAATTACGTAATGGTAAGTTTACTGGTCGTGTTTCCGAAATGTGTTGGGGAGAAGGTAAAGCTAGAGCAGCTAGGAAATTTGCAAAAAAGAATAATACAGACTTATCAAAAAGTTATTTTTATACAGATAGTATTGAAGATTATCCACTATTAAAAATTGTTGGAAATCCAGTAGCTACTAATCCAGATCAGAAATTATCGCAAGTAGCATTCGAAAACAATTGGCCAATTTTAAGGTTTGAAGAACCCGTAGGAAAACCAGTAGTTAATGGTTTTAGAACAGCATTAGCAGCAGCCAGTATTTATCCTTCAGCTCTTAAAGGAATAATAAAAGGAGCAATAACGCTATCTAGGCAAGAGGCTGCAAATACTACTTTTTCAAGTATTGGAGATTTAGGTTCTAAAATGGCAGGTTTAGAAATTGCAGTAAAAGGAAAGCATAATTTAGAAGAAATACGTCCAGCGGTTTTTTGTTTTAATCATCAAAGCGCAGCAGATTTCTTTATAGTTATGAAACTAATAAGACACGATTTTACAGGTATTGCAAAAAAGGAATTAGAGCGTACACCTGTAGGCCCAATTTTTAAAGCTTTAGGAGCTATTTATGTAGACAGAGCGAATAAAGAAAAAGCTATTGAAGCCATGCAACCAGCAGTAGAAGCATTAAAAAGTGGTATTTCTGTTGCAATAGCACCAGAAGGAACGCGAAGCGGAAGTAAAACCTTAGGTACTTTTAAAAAGGGAGCATTTCATTTAGCTATGCAAGCAGGAGTTCCAATTATTCCTATTGTAATTAAAAACGCCTACATGGCAATGCCTAAAGGAACGAGTATGTTTAAGCCAACTCATATTGAAGTCGTGGTTTTAGAACCTGTAGATACATCACTTTGGAAATTAAAAAACATCAATAAACATATTGAAGACGTTAGAAATTTATATCTTAATGAATTAGAAAATTAA
- a CDS encoding NAD(P)H-dependent glycerol-3-phosphate dehydrogenase, whose amino-acid sequence MKLTVGILGGGSWGTTVASLTAKNNETILWARNEKSVQEINEEHTNSKYLPGAKLHKNLKASSSIEDTVKNADVIVMGIPSQHFREVLRAAKPFIRPWVPIVSLSKGLELTTKMRMTQIIEEELPGHPAGVLTGPNLAKEIHSGQAAAAVIAMVDKTIAKQLQQVFSTGLFRVYTNNDVIGCELGGALKNIMAIATGMGDGANAGDNTRAALITRGLSELTRLGTAMGGKRRTFSGLAGMGDLVATCSSSKSRNHHVGFQIGRGKSLEQIIEEMNEVAEGVKTAKVVMELAKDYKVDMPISREVYKVLYEGNTVHDAFRGLIKLESGSEKEPG is encoded by the coding sequence ATGAAACTAACCGTTGGAATTTTAGGAGGTGGATCTTGGGGAACTACAGTAGCATCATTAACTGCAAAAAATAATGAGACTATTTTATGGGCTAGAAATGAAAAATCTGTTCAAGAAATAAATGAAGAGCATACAAACTCTAAATATTTACCAGGAGCCAAATTACATAAAAATCTAAAAGCATCAAGTTCTATTGAGGATACAGTTAAGAACGCAGATGTGATTGTTATGGGAATTCCATCCCAACATTTTAGAGAAGTATTACGAGCTGCAAAACCGTTTATTAGACCTTGGGTTCCAATAGTAAGTTTGTCTAAAGGCTTAGAGTTAACAACCAAAATGCGCATGACGCAGATTATTGAAGAAGAACTTCCTGGTCATCCAGCAGGCGTTTTAACAGGTCCTAATTTAGCGAAGGAAATACATTCTGGTCAAGCTGCAGCAGCAGTAATAGCTATGGTAGATAAAACCATTGCTAAACAATTACAACAAGTATTTAGCACTGGATTATTTAGAGTGTATACCAATAACGATGTTATAGGTTGTGAACTTGGAGGTGCATTAAAAAATATTATGGCAATTGCGACAGGAATGGGAGATGGTGCAAACGCAGGAGATAACACAAGAGCAGCTTTAATTACAAGAGGCCTATCTGAATTAACAAGATTAGGTACTGCAATGGGAGGAAAACGTAGAACGTTTTCTGGACTTGCAGGAATGGGAGATTTAGTAGCCACTTGCTCAAGTTCTAAAAGTAGAAATCACCATGTAGGTTTTCAAATAGGACGTGGAAAAAGTTTAGAGCAGATTATTGAAGAAATGAATGAAGTGGCCGAAGGTGTAAAAACGGCTAAAGTAGTAATGGAATTAGCCAAAGATTATAAGGTAGATATGCCAATTTCTAGAGAAGTATATAAAGTGCTTTACGAAGGTAATACTGTTCATGATGCTTTTAGAGGCTTAATTAAATTGGAGAGTGGATCTGAGAAAGAGCCAGGATAA